In a single window of the Spirochaetota bacterium genome:
- a CDS encoding nitronate monooxygenase translates to MKTEVTELLGIEHPILLAAMAWVTNAEMVAAISNAGALGTLGPNAGAKTVTIDVNETGERLREQIKRVRSLTDLPFAVNFVVGVAGLDKVYSDRCVEVGIEERIPIAIISQGNPNVYTERLKDAGIKVVHVCATVRHAQKAQEAGVDAIVASGTDGGGHSGFDQNTTFCLVPQVVQAVNIPVIAGGGVANGRQLLAALALGAEGVYVGTRFIATAECPAHEGYKKTIIDSKDGDTIAIRHGEAAKPGSGNRGFAAERRGSLRILLNDKISDIMSQYKGRIDYDLLMTSFASQSIKEESSVAASMIDSDSGIDFFAAGQGVGLINNVLTCQEVIQKFIQEAELAKRKLIPS, encoded by the coding sequence ATGAAAACAGAAGTAACCGAACTTTTGGGAATTGAACACCCCATATTGTTAGCAGCTATGGCGTGGGTAACGAATGCGGAGATGGTTGCAGCGATTTCCAATGCCGGAGCGTTGGGTACACTTGGACCAAATGCCGGCGCTAAGACTGTAACGATTGATGTTAATGAGACGGGTGAACGATTAAGAGAACAGATAAAGAGAGTGAGATCTCTAACAGACCTCCCCTTTGCCGTAAATTTTGTAGTCGGTGTAGCGGGATTGGATAAGGTCTACAGCGATCGTTGTGTGGAGGTGGGCATAGAGGAACGTATACCGATAGCGATTATATCTCAGGGTAATCCAAACGTATATACTGAGCGTCTTAAGGATGCTGGAATAAAGGTTGTGCATGTTTGTGCTACAGTAAGGCATGCGCAAAAAGCGCAGGAAGCTGGGGTAGACGCTATTGTGGCTTCTGGAACTGATGGGGGCGGGCATAGCGGTTTTGATCAAAACACAACATTCTGCTTGGTCCCTCAGGTAGTGCAGGCAGTGAATATTCCAGTGATAGCTGGTGGGGGAGTCGCAAATGGACGTCAGCTTTTGGCTGCTCTTGCTCTTGGCGCTGAGGGTGTATATGTAGGAACCCGTTTTATCGCTACAGCGGAATGTCCCGCTCACGAGGGTTATAAAAAGACAATAATAGATAGCAAGGATGGGGATACTATAGCTATCCGTCATGGTGAGGCAGCTAAACCTGGATCAGGGAATAGAGGATTTGCTGCTGAGCGTAGGGGGTCGCTTCGGATACTTCTTAATGATAAGATAAGTGATATTATGAGTCAGTACAAGGGTAGGATCGATTACGATTTATTGATGACTTCTTTTGCTTCCCAATCAATAAAAGAAGAGAGTTCTGTCGCTGCTTCAATGATAGATAGTGATTCCGGGATAGATTTTTTTGCTGCTGGACAAGGGGTAGGCCTAATTAATAATGTTCTTACCTGTCAGGAAGTAATTCAGAAATTTATACAAGAAGCAGAACTGGCAAAGAGGAAACTAATCCCATCTTAA